A window of Xiphophorus hellerii strain 12219 chromosome 7, Xiphophorus_hellerii-4.1, whole genome shotgun sequence contains these coding sequences:
- the LOC116723026 gene encoding toll-like receptor 7, translating into MFLHLMCGALLGLGYCIQTTSVISYPKTLPCDVSEVSNGTVTVDCTERSLKNVPISIPGETTNLTLTINHIPNLNATSFHGLDNLTEIDMRCNCVPIKIGPKDNMCTKSVTIAEDTFTALRNLRALYLDGNQLDSIPKGLPSNLVLLSLEVNHIFYISKENLSEIQNVQVLYLGQNCYYRNPCNVSYGIEDGAFLKLENLTLLSLKSNNLSFIPYRLPVSLRELYLYNNNIQEVSDEDFKNLTNLEILDISGNCPRCYNAPFPCTPCPNNAPLKISKGAFKMLTKLKTLRLHSNSLTCILPEWFTNTKDLRVLDLSSNFLARDIGSTNFPKFLGKLEELDLSFNYELQRYPQTLRLNSSFSSLMSLEILRLKGYVFQQLKPESIAPLKRLPNLTVLDLGTNFIKMANLSILMELKSFRIISLSDNKISSPSDAQNVFSFNGGEAMLWSPMSTADQFQNKEVREIHYFRYDEYARSCKYKDKELGIVTLFVKKECSDFGKTLDVSRNNIFFLHSRFLNLKELRCLNLSGNAMSQSLNGSEFSNLTNLQYLDFSSNRLDLLYSTAFKELSNLVILDISKNNHYFESEGLTHMLNFTKNLKKLKVLLMNHNKISTSTNTEMESESLEKLEFRGNRLDMLWRDGDTRYIHYFKKLRNLRLLDISSNNLLSVRREVFSGLPDNLSELHIKKNKLYFFAWGELQLLRSLKVLDLSGNYLTSVPRMLSNCTISLKKLVLHDNRILKLTPNFLQEALSLKYLDLSFNLIKHIEQSSFPDNVIKQMDKLLLHKNSFLCTCNASWFITWLNKTTVTIPRIGIDVTCASPGVQKGNLVVSVDLQACQHSFLSIILYILMTSLLLSFITLSIASHLYLWDVWYIYHFCRAKLKGYSRLSSQSEVYDAFVMFDKNDSAVSEWVMKEMCPHLEERGDRRLTLCLEERDWVPGCPLIDNLSQSIHKSKRTVFILTKNYIQGGNFSTAFYMAHQRLMDEKNDVIVLIFLEKVSCNSKYLRLRKRLYKRSVLEWPTNPQAQPYFWFSLRSVLATESHKQYSNLFKETL; encoded by the exons atgtttctccACCTG ATGTGTGGGGCCCTGCTGGGCCTGGGTTATTGCATTCAAACAACAAGTGTCATCTCCTACCCAAAAACCCTGCCATGCGATGTCAGCGAGGTCAGTAATGGGACTGTGACAGTGGACTGCACTGAAAGAAGTCTCAAGAACGTCCCCATCTCCATCCCAGGAGAGACTACCAATCTGACTCTCACCATCAACCATATTCCAAATTTGAACGCAACCTCCTTTCACGGTCTGGACAACCTCACAGAGATTGACATGAGGTGCAACTGCGTACCCATCAAAATTGGCCCGAAGGACAACATGTGCACAAAAAGTGTGACCATTGCGGAGGATACATTTACTGCACTAAGGAATCTACGGGCACTGTATCTAGATGGGAATCAGCTTGATAGCATTCCTAAAGGCTTACCTTCAAACCTTGTCCTTCTGAGTTTAGAAGTgaatcatattttttatatttctaaggAAAATCTTTCTGAAATCCAAAATGTTCAGGTGCTCTACCTGGGACAAAACTGCTATTATCGCAACCCCTGTAATGTTTCCTATGGCATAGAAGATGGTGCATTCTTAAAATTGGAAAACCTAACATTGCTGTCCCTTAAGTCAAACAACTTATCCTTTATTCCCTATAGGTTGCCTGTAAGTTTAAGAGAGCTGTATCTATACAATAACAACATCCAAGAGGTCTCTGATgaggattttaaaaacttgacaAACCTTGAGATTTTAGATATTAGTGGAAATTGCCCTCGATGCTACAATGCCCCTTTCCCATGCACCCCATGCCCAAATAACGCACCCCTAAAAATAAGTAAGGgagcttttaaaatgttgacaaaaCTAAAAACGTTACGTTTGCACAGTAATTCCCTGACATGTATATTACCTGAATGGTTCACTAACACAAAGGATCTGAGAGTGCTTGATCTCTCATCAAACTTTTTAGCCAGAGATATTGGGTCCACAAACTTTCCTAAGTTTCTTGGCAAGCTAGAAGAACTGGACTTGTCTTTTAACTATGAGCTCCAGAGGTATCCTCAAACTCTTAGACTGAATTCCAGTTTCTCCTCCCTCATGTCTCTTGAAATTCTCAGACTAAAGGGCTATGTGTTTCAGCAACTAAAGCCAGAAAGCATTGCTCCCTTAAAACGTCTTCCAAATCTTACAGTTCTTGATCTCGGCACAAACTTTATCAAAATGGCAAACCTCAGCATTTTAATGGAGTTAAAAAGCTTTCGTATAATCAGTTTGTCTGATAATAAAATATCATCTCCCTCTGATGCTCAAAATGTGTTTAGTTTCAACGGGGGAGAGGCTATGCTGTGGTCCCCCATGTCAACAGCTGATCAGTTCCAGAACAAGGAAGTGAGAGAAATTCATTACTTCAGATATGATGAATATGCTCGCAGCTGCAAATACAAAGATAAGGAACTTGGAATCGTTACATTATTTGTCAAGAAGGAATGCAGCGACTTTGGCAAAACCTTGGATGTGAGcagaaacaacatatttttcttgCATTCAAGGTTTTTAAACCTGAAGGAGTTGAGGTGCCTCAATCTTTCAGGAAATGCAATGAGCCAAAGCCTGAATGGATCTGAGTTTAGCAATCTGACTAATTTGCAGTACCTGGACTTCTCATCAAATCGCCTGGACCTGTTGTACTCAACTGCTTTTAAAGAGCTAAGCAATTTGGTCATCTTGGATATAAGTAAAAATAACCATTATTTTGAATCAGAGGGCTTGACTCATATGCTTAATTTCactaagaatttaaaaaaactcaagGTACTGCTAATGAATCACAACAAGATTTCTACTTCCACCAACACAGAAATGGAAAGTGAATCTTTAGAGAAGTTGGAGTTCAGAGGCAACAGGTTGGACATGTTGTGGAGAGATGGGGACACAAGATATATCCACTATTTCAAAAAATTACGTAATCTGAGACTACTAGACATTTCTTCCAATAACCTCCTTTCAGTTCGAAGAGAAGTCTTCAGTGGTCTGCCAGACAATCTGTCTGAGCTCCacattaaaaagaacaaactgtACTTTTTTGCATGGGGGGAATTACAACTTCTGAGATCTCTGAAAGTCTTGGACCTCAGTGGAAATTACCTAACCTCTGTTCCAAGAATGCTGTCAAACTGTACCATATCACttaaaaaacttgttttacatGACAACAGAATCCTAAAACTCACGCCAAATTTCCTCCAGGAAgctttaagtttaaaatatctAGATCTTAGCTTCAATCTTATAAAACATATTGAGCAATCTAGCTTTCCAGATAATGTTATTAAGCAGATGGACAAGTTGCTTCTGCACAAAAACAGTTTCCTTTGCACCTGTAATGCCTCTTGGTTCATCACATGGCTAAACAAGACCACGGTGACCATCCCTCGAATAGGAATCGATGTTACCTGTGCTTCTCCAGGAGTGCAAAAAGGTAATCTTGTGGTCTCAGTGGACTTACAAGCCTGCCAGCACTCCTTCCTATCAATCATCCTCTACATTCTCATGACTTCACTCCTCCTTAGCTTCATTACTCTGTCCATTGCTAGTCACCTCTACCTGTGGGACGTCTGGTACATTTATCACTTCTGCAGGGCTAAACTCAAGGGCTACAGCCGCCTTTCTTCTCAAAGTGAGGTCTATGACGCCTTTGTGATGTTTGACAAAAATGATTCTGCTGTGTCAGAGTGGGTGATGAAGGAAATGTGTCCTCATCTGGAGGAGCGGGGAGATCGCCGATTGACACTGTGTCTGGAGGAACGAGACTGGGTCCCCGGTTGTCCCCTGATTGACAACCTCTCCCAGAGCATCCACAAGAGCAAGAGGACTGTGTTCATTCTCACCAAAAATTACATCCAAGGGGGTAATTTCAGTACAGCCTTCTATATGGCCCACCAAAGACTGatggatgaaaaaaatgacGTCATAGTACtgatttttttggaaaaagtaTCTTGCAACTCAAAATATCTGCGCTTAAGAAAGCGATTGTACAAGCGGTCTGTGCTCGAGTGGCCGACAAACCCACAGGCACAACCATACTTCTGGTTCAGCCTCAGGAGTGTATTGGCTACTGAGAGCCACAAACAGTACAGCAATCTCTTTAAAGAGACACTCTGA